The Acidicapsa acidisoli genome contains a region encoding:
- a CDS encoding ABC transporter permease has translation MEKIGEILRRIGYLLTRNRQRRELEAEMAFHREMAERAGRPEAKRTFGNQVRLQEQAREAWGWTWLEWFDRLFQDLAYAARTLRRSPGFTLSAILVLAVGIGVNVTAFSLFNLMVLQYLPVRDPASLVRLQRRSPDASTNTISYSSMIFYRDHAKTLSAVIGTLGTSGLQLENDVQPVSDNFVTANYFSELGTHSALGRLIDPQQDDAPTAAPVVVLSYGLWQRRFGSDPNIAGKIVHINHKPATVIGVTPNALASLGGQHPDLWFPILQIPYFIQGNTALTDEGSSGPAEMWGRLAPGVSAKAAEQELLALTNQLRKIHPKDIWDNEYIRSDPGGHDQLMQPELLTAVTMAGSLVLLILAVACANLGGLLLARGVAREHEISIRVAIGANRNRIFRQLFTESLLLSSLGSFAGLLLGYVVMRITIVHADAPLWMTATPDWRVIAFTVCIGFFAAVLFGFAPALQIARQRHRKTTARQVLLGAQIAASCVLLIVAGLLVRALQHALYTNPGFGYEQVVAIDPGLGTHGYKPAEARNYLERFSDRLRAIPGVTSVALTSMPPLGHVRVSTISNTINGHEVRIFPFQVDPAFFSTMQIPIVRGRNFLPGENHAVIISDTLARKQWPGEDPLGKQDASGSSPGDTVVGVVANARLIDMQDGDTVELYHAAKEADMTDLVVLVKTAGTPESLAPTIRSIAQSLDPKLFPDIRLLKGEFRDATRGSENIAKIVSLLGGVAVLLAGLGILGLVAYTVSQRTKDIAIRIALGSSHSKVLASVLSQFSWPVFFGLITGVGFTAALSHVLRRVLYGVSNLDLASYAAAIGVLLAIIVVAALVPARRALKLDVARALHQE, from the coding sequence ATGGAAAAGATCGGAGAAATCCTCCGCCGCATCGGCTATCTGCTTACCCGTAACCGCCAGCGCCGCGAACTCGAAGCAGAAATGGCCTTCCACCGCGAAATGGCCGAGCGCGCCGGCCGCCCGGAAGCGAAACGCACCTTCGGCAACCAAGTCCGTCTGCAAGAGCAAGCCCGGGAAGCCTGGGGCTGGACCTGGCTTGAATGGTTCGACCGCCTCTTTCAGGACCTGGCCTACGCCGCACGCACGCTTCGCCGTTCACCCGGCTTCACGCTGAGCGCGATCCTTGTTCTGGCCGTCGGAATAGGCGTGAACGTAACCGCCTTCAGCCTCTTTAATCTCATGGTTCTTCAATATTTACCTGTGCGCGATCCAGCATCGCTCGTCCGCCTCCAGCGCCGTTCTCCGGATGCGTCCACCAACACGATTTCCTACTCGTCAATGATCTTCTACCGCGATCACGCTAAGACACTCTCTGCCGTGATCGGCACCCTGGGTACGAGCGGCCTGCAGCTCGAAAACGATGTCCAGCCGGTTTCTGACAACTTCGTAACTGCCAACTACTTCTCCGAACTCGGCACCCACTCGGCTCTCGGCCGCCTCATCGATCCTCAACAGGACGATGCGCCCACCGCAGCTCCAGTCGTGGTCCTCAGTTATGGCCTCTGGCAACGGCGTTTCGGTTCTGATCCCAACATCGCAGGCAAGATCGTCCACATCAATCACAAGCCCGCCACAGTCATCGGAGTCACCCCCAACGCGCTCGCGTCTCTCGGCGGCCAGCACCCCGATCTTTGGTTCCCGATCCTTCAGATTCCCTACTTCATCCAGGGCAACACCGCCCTCACAGACGAGGGCTCAAGTGGGCCAGCCGAGATGTGGGGACGGCTCGCCCCCGGCGTCTCTGCAAAAGCCGCCGAACAGGAACTGCTCGCACTCACCAATCAACTGCGCAAAATCCATCCGAAAGACATCTGGGACAACGAATACATCCGCAGCGATCCCGGTGGCCACGATCAACTGATGCAGCCCGAACTGCTAACTGCCGTAACCATGGCCGGTTCCCTCGTTCTGCTCATTCTCGCGGTCGCCTGCGCCAACCTTGGCGGACTGCTCCTCGCCCGCGGCGTTGCCCGGGAACACGAAATTAGTATCCGTGTAGCCATTGGCGCCAACCGCAACCGCATCTTCCGCCAGCTATTTACCGAAAGCCTGCTGCTCTCGTCTCTAGGTTCCTTCGCCGGGCTGCTTCTTGGCTATGTGGTCATGCGCATCACCATCGTCCATGCCGACGCGCCCTTGTGGATGACAGCAACGCCCGACTGGCGCGTCATCGCTTTCACCGTATGCATCGGATTCTTCGCAGCCGTCCTCTTCGGGTTTGCACCTGCGTTGCAGATCGCCCGCCAGCGCCATCGCAAGACCACCGCCCGTCAGGTTTTGCTCGGCGCACAGATAGCAGCAAGTTGCGTGCTCCTCATCGTCGCAGGCCTGCTGGTACGGGCCCTGCAACACGCTCTTTACACAAACCCCGGCTTCGGCTACGAGCAGGTAGTCGCAATCGATCCGGGCCTCGGAACCCATGGTTACAAGCCAGCCGAAGCCCGCAACTATCTCGAACGATTCTCAGATCGCCTGCGCGCAATCCCCGGCGTCACCTCTGTTGCGCTCACCTCCATGCCGCCTCTTGGGCACGTCCGTGTCTCCACCATCTCCAACACTATTAACGGGCATGAGGTACGCATCTTCCCCTTTCAGGTTGATCCCGCATTCTTCTCGACCATGCAGATTCCGATTGTGCGCGGACGCAACTTTCTTCCTGGGGAGAATCACGCGGTCATCATCAGCGACACCCTCGCCCGCAAACAGTGGCCCGGCGAAGACCCTCTCGGCAAGCAGGACGCCAGCGGTTCCAGCCCCGGCGATACGGTCGTCGGAGTCGTAGCCAATGCGCGCTTGATCGACATGCAGGATGGCGACACTGTCGAGCTATATCACGCAGCGAAGGAGGCGGACATGACCGATCTGGTCGTGTTAGTCAAGACGGCCGGCACGCCTGAAAGCCTAGCTCCAACAATCCGATCTATAGCACAAAGCCTCGATCCAAAGCTCTTTCCGGACATCCGCCTTCTCAAAGGCGAGTTCCGCGACGCTACCCGTGGCTCCGAAAATATCGCAAAGATCGTAAGTCTTCTCGGCGGTGTCGCCGTTCTCCTTGCGGGCCTCGGGATTCTTGGCCTGGTCGCGTACACCGTCTCTCAGCGCACTAAAGACATCGCTATCCGCATCGCTTTGGGGTCCAGTCACTCTAAAGTTCTGGCATCCGTGCTGAGTCAGTTCTCCTGGCCAGTTTTTTTCGGACTGATCACCGGCGTTGGCTTCACCGCCGCACTCTCGCACGTACTTCGTCGTGTGCTCTACGGCGTCAGCAATCTCGATCTCGCCAGCTACGCCGCTGCAATCGGCGTCCTTCTCGCGATCATTGTGGTCGCCGCTCTCGTTCCGGCCAGACGCGCCCTCAAACTGGACGTCGCCCGCGCACTCCATCAGGAATAG
- a CDS encoding PadR family transcriptional regulator translates to MPKNEMPKSGMPSGALAMLILRVLHSGPLHGYAIAQRIHVLSSEVLEVEEGSLYPALQKILLKGWASAEWGISETNRKVRFYRLTLAGKKQLEAELKDYDRVTQAIQSVLRTA, encoded by the coding sequence ATGCCTAAAAACGAAATGCCTAAGTCCGGAATGCCTTCCGGAGCCCTGGCCATGCTGATCCTGCGCGTCCTCCACTCCGGCCCACTCCACGGATACGCCATCGCCCAGCGCATCCACGTCCTTTCCAGCGAGGTTCTGGAGGTCGAAGAAGGTTCGCTCTATCCCGCCTTGCAAAAAATCCTGCTCAAAGGCTGGGCTTCGGCCGAATGGGGAATCTCCGAAACCAACCGGAAAGTCCGCTTCTACCGCCTCACCCTTGCTGGCAAAAAGCAACTTGAAGCGGAACTCAAGGACTACGATCGCGTAACCCAGGCCATTCAATCCGTACTGCGCACCGCCTGA
- a CDS encoding nucleoside deaminase, with the protein MPDPVSHSEDSLFQQMLTVAFKEAQQGLAEGGIPIGAALFTQQGQLLSSGHNRRVQDGDPSIHGETDAFRRAGRQVSYRNLVMVTTLAPCWYCSGLIRQFRIGTLVVGESRNFQGGVAWLRENGIRVIDLDSQECVDLLSGYIAAHPEIWNEDIGELPPA; encoded by the coding sequence TTGCCAGATCCCGTATCACACTCAGAAGACAGCCTGTTTCAACAAATGTTGACGGTAGCTTTCAAAGAAGCCCAACAAGGTCTCGCCGAAGGCGGAATCCCAATCGGCGCAGCGCTGTTCACGCAGCAGGGCCAACTCCTCAGCAGCGGACACAACCGCCGCGTCCAGGACGGCGATCCTTCCATCCACGGCGAAACCGATGCCTTCCGCCGCGCGGGCCGTCAGGTTTCGTACCGTAACCTCGTAATGGTCACCACCCTCGCTCCTTGTTGGTATTGCAGCGGCCTGATCCGTCAGTTCCGCATCGGAACCCTCGTCGTCGGCGAAAGCCGCAACTTCCAGGGAGGTGTCGCGTGGCTGCGAGAAAACGGCATCCGCGTCATCGACCTCGACAGCCAGGAGTGCGTCGACCTGCTGTCCGGCTATATCGCAGCACATCCTGAAATCTGGAATGAAGACATAGGCGAATTGCCTCCCGCATAG
- a CDS encoding (2Fe-2S)-binding protein → MADGPKLRDDQHLLGLEPLTEAAHSEEHGLKGRVSRRSFLSGLGAAGLVASASPLAMAAGVEAPAGAQPESGSSAAASTVLVNGKSYDLSGLEPRVTLLDLLRERIYLTGTKKGCDHGQCGACTVHVNGRRVNSCLTLAVMVAGKEVTTIEGLGQPGNLHPMQAAFVEHDGYQCGYCTSGQIMSAVALLKEPIGPTDEDVKHGMAGNICRCGAYPNIVAAVQQVRGHASNTSVS, encoded by the coding sequence ATGGCAGACGGACCAAAATTGCGAGACGACCAGCACTTGCTGGGGTTAGAGCCACTCACAGAAGCGGCGCACTCGGAAGAGCATGGCCTCAAGGGGCGGGTGAGCCGGCGAAGCTTTTTATCCGGGCTCGGAGCAGCGGGATTGGTCGCGAGCGCTTCTCCGCTGGCAATGGCTGCGGGAGTGGAAGCGCCAGCTGGTGCACAACCGGAATCAGGTTCGTCCGCGGCAGCATCGACCGTGCTGGTGAACGGGAAGAGCTACGACCTCAGCGGGCTAGAGCCTCGGGTTACCCTGTTGGATCTGTTGCGCGAGCGAATTTATCTGACTGGCACCAAGAAGGGATGCGATCACGGTCAATGCGGGGCCTGCACGGTGCATGTCAACGGGCGCAGGGTGAACTCGTGCCTGACGCTGGCAGTGATGGTTGCAGGCAAGGAAGTTACAACCATTGAGGGCCTTGGACAGCCGGGCAATCTGCATCCGATGCAAGCGGCTTTTGTGGAGCATGACGGCTATCAGTGCGGCTATTGCACTTCGGGACAGATTATGTCTGCTGTGGCGCTATTGAAGGAACCGATTGGACCTACGGATGAGGACGTGAAGCACGGTATGGCTGGCAATATTTGCCGTTGCGGAGCTTATCCGAATATCGTGGCGGCGGTGCAGCAGGTGCGCGGCCATGCTTCCAACACAAGCGTTTCTTAA
- a CDS encoding FAD binding domain-containing protein, with protein MHNFTYEQPSTIDKAVSSSGRFIAGGTTLVDLMKLGVELPSALVDVTALPLDQVEVLPNGGLKIGAMVRNSDLANHPEVLKNYAVLSQALLSGASPQLRNMATTGGNLLQRTRCPYFRDPSSGACNKRDPGSGCAAMEGHHRMMAILGTSDHCIATHPSDMCVAMTALEAVIHVQGAKGTREIAIGEFYKLPGDTPEIENVLEPGDLITHVTLPPVADTKQVYLKLRDRASYEFALASAAVVAHVEDGRIRSVRVAMGGVGTRPWRSHGAEVALTGKAPSVATFHAAAEAALKGARTHPENAFKVELAKRCVVRALKMATA; from the coding sequence ATGCATAACTTTACTTATGAGCAGCCTTCTACTATCGACAAGGCTGTTAGCTCAAGTGGGCGTTTTATTGCTGGTGGAACGACGCTGGTGGATCTGATGAAGCTGGGCGTGGAGTTGCCGTCTGCTTTGGTGGATGTGACGGCGCTACCGCTGGACCAGGTGGAAGTGCTGCCGAATGGCGGGCTGAAGATTGGGGCGATGGTGCGCAACAGCGATCTTGCGAATCATCCCGAGGTGCTGAAGAACTATGCGGTTCTGTCGCAGGCACTCCTTTCGGGCGCCTCGCCGCAGTTGCGCAATATGGCGACGACGGGCGGAAATCTGCTGCAACGGACGCGGTGTCCTTACTTCCGCGATCCTAGTTCGGGAGCATGCAACAAGCGCGATCCCGGCAGCGGATGCGCGGCGATGGAAGGTCATCACCGTATGATGGCGATTCTCGGAACGAGCGATCATTGCATTGCTACACACCCTTCCGATATGTGCGTGGCGATGACAGCGCTGGAAGCTGTGATTCATGTACAGGGCGCGAAGGGCACGCGGGAGATTGCGATTGGCGAGTTCTACAAGCTGCCGGGGGATACTCCGGAGATTGAGAATGTGCTTGAGCCGGGCGACCTCATTACGCATGTCACGCTGCCTCCTGTTGCCGATACGAAGCAGGTGTATCTGAAGCTGCGCGATCGTGCTTCGTATGAATTTGCGCTGGCTTCGGCTGCGGTGGTTGCGCATGTGGAAGATGGGCGTATTCGCTCGGTGCGCGTGGCGATGGGCGGAGTGGGAACGCGCCCGTGGCGTTCGCATGGGGCGGAGGTGGCTTTGACAGGGAAGGCTCCGAGTGTGGCGACCTTCCATGCGGCTGCGGAGGCGGCACTCAAGGGAGCCAGGACGCATCCGGAGAATGCTTTCAAAGTGGAACTGGCGAAGCGCTGCGTGGTGCGCGCGCTGAAGATGGCGACTGCTTAG
- a CDS encoding xanthine dehydrogenase family protein molybdopterin-binding subunit has translation MASVFDAVDETGKVVTGAAVIGASVPRIDGPLKTTGSAQYAADFHFEGLAHAVPVQSTIASGSIKRIDVSVAEKMPGVLLVLHHGNIDKLYRVVPNDFSATSSEARSPFEDEKIYYWGQYVAVVVAETLEQATEAAQAVKVEYATGPQSLNPSLSDYAGKRKSGSKRGDVDGAFASAPFKVDQNYITPVETHNPIEMHATVATWDGENVTLYETSQGVVNHRLAIAQILGVPRENVQVITRFLGSGFGGKLFPWPHSAMAAVAARQLKRPVKLSLSRRMMFSNVGHRPRCEQQIKIGATAEGKLVALRQDYLNHTSFIDEIDEGCGEATPYLYSVPNLEITSALVQRNIGTPSPMRGPGAVPGLFAMESAMDELAIALKMDPVELRLRNEPVKDEGTGQQFSSRHLKECLETGKQKFGWDKRTPAVGSMRRDGKILGWGMAAASWGAYRFGASATVELCANGRVCVRSATQDIGTGTYTIFAQVMQEKLGVPFDRIDVFMGDSSLPEGAMSGGSWATASSLPSISAAATNAKKTLLQLAASTAGSPHENVEPAKLELTSGWVHAADKPYHTGIPFEEVVKLARLSGITGEGKTIPTFEDPKAKDLSLHSYGCQFVEVEWEPEIARLRVSRVVSVIDGGRIINRKAATNQIMGAVVMGVGMGLLEQTVYDQRNGQPINGSMADYLVATCADSPSIDVTFLDHPDLAMNEYGARGVGEIGLAGVAPAITAAVYHATGVRVRELPVRIEDLLKSDIREA, from the coding sequence ATGGCTAGCGTGTTTGATGCAGTCGATGAAACGGGCAAAGTCGTTACAGGAGCTGCGGTGATTGGCGCTTCGGTGCCACGCATTGACGGGCCGCTCAAGACGACCGGATCTGCGCAGTATGCGGCAGATTTTCACTTTGAAGGGTTGGCTCACGCGGTGCCGGTGCAGAGTACGATTGCCAGCGGAAGCATCAAGCGGATCGATGTATCTGTCGCGGAGAAGATGCCTGGAGTTCTGCTGGTGCTGCATCATGGCAACATCGACAAGCTTTATCGCGTGGTGCCGAATGACTTCAGTGCGACTTCGTCGGAGGCGCGGTCGCCGTTTGAAGACGAGAAGATTTATTACTGGGGACAGTATGTTGCCGTTGTGGTTGCCGAAACGCTGGAGCAGGCGACCGAAGCTGCGCAGGCTGTCAAGGTTGAATATGCGACTGGGCCTCAGTCGCTGAATCCAAGCCTGAGCGACTACGCGGGTAAGCGTAAATCGGGTTCGAAGCGCGGGGATGTGGACGGGGCTTTTGCCTCTGCGCCGTTCAAGGTCGATCAGAACTACATCACCCCGGTGGAGACTCACAACCCGATTGAAATGCATGCGACGGTTGCGACGTGGGACGGCGAAAATGTGACGCTGTACGAAACTTCGCAGGGCGTAGTGAATCATCGCTTAGCCATCGCGCAGATTCTGGGCGTGCCGCGTGAGAATGTGCAGGTCATTACCAGATTTCTTGGCTCGGGATTTGGCGGGAAGCTGTTTCCATGGCCGCATTCGGCGATGGCGGCGGTAGCTGCCCGGCAGTTGAAGAGGCCGGTGAAGCTAAGCCTTTCGCGGCGGATGATGTTTTCGAATGTGGGCCACAGACCGCGCTGCGAGCAGCAGATTAAGATCGGCGCGACGGCCGAGGGCAAGCTGGTTGCGCTGCGGCAGGACTATCTGAATCACACTTCGTTTATCGACGAAATTGACGAGGGCTGCGGCGAGGCCACGCCTTATCTGTATAGTGTGCCTAATCTTGAGATTACCTCGGCGCTGGTGCAGCGGAATATCGGCACGCCTTCGCCGATGCGTGGTCCGGGCGCGGTGCCGGGGCTGTTTGCGATGGAATCGGCGATGGATGAGTTGGCCATTGCGCTGAAGATGGACCCGGTGGAGTTGCGGCTGCGCAATGAGCCGGTGAAGGACGAAGGGACCGGGCAACAGTTCTCTTCGCGGCATTTGAAGGAGTGTCTCGAAACCGGGAAGCAGAAGTTTGGATGGGACAAGCGAACGCCAGCGGTCGGTTCCATGCGACGGGACGGCAAGATTCTTGGATGGGGAATGGCGGCGGCGAGTTGGGGCGCGTACCGTTTTGGCGCTTCGGCAACAGTGGAGCTTTGCGCGAATGGACGCGTATGCGTTCGCTCGGCTACGCAGGATATCGGGACTGGAACCTATACGATCTTTGCGCAGGTAATGCAGGAAAAGCTCGGCGTTCCATTCGACAGGATCGATGTCTTCATGGGCGATTCCAGTCTGCCGGAGGGGGCGATGTCTGGCGGATCATGGGCAACTGCCAGTTCCCTGCCCTCGATTTCGGCGGCGGCGACCAATGCGAAGAAAACACTGCTGCAGTTGGCAGCCTCGACGGCTGGCTCGCCTCATGAGAATGTGGAACCAGCAAAGCTGGAACTAACCTCGGGTTGGGTTCATGCCGCAGACAAGCCATATCACACGGGAATTCCGTTTGAAGAAGTGGTCAAGCTGGCACGGCTGAGCGGTATTACAGGCGAAGGCAAGACGATTCCGACGTTTGAAGATCCAAAGGCGAAGGATCTATCGCTGCACTCGTACGGCTGCCAGTTTGTGGAAGTGGAGTGGGAGCCGGAGATTGCGCGGCTGCGCGTGAGCCGCGTAGTTTCGGTGATTGACGGCGGCCGCATCATCAACCGCAAGGCGGCGACCAACCAGATCATGGGCGCGGTGGTGATGGGCGTGGGCATGGGCTTGCTGGAGCAAACTGTTTACGACCAGCGCAACGGACAGCCGATCAATGGCAGCATGGCCGATTACCTAGTGGCTACTTGCGCCGACTCGCCCAGCATTGACGTCACTTTCCTGGACCATCCTGACCTGGCAATGAACGAATACGGAGCGCGCGGGGTCGGGGAGATTGGATTGGCTGGCGTCGCGCCGGCAATTACGGCGGCTGTTTACCATGCAACCGGAGTTCGCGTGCGGGAGCTGCCTGTGCGGATCGAAGACCTGCTCAAGTCGGATATTCGCGAGGCCTAG
- a CDS encoding XdhC family protein translates to MTDLEQILPLWQDLRKSATEYVLATVVKVEGSGYRKTGARMLIAADGRRVGTISGGCLEAEVARKAFWRTEDGPVVRRYSTSAEDGDVPYGMGCGGIVHVLLERSATADALLKRLAVSFHERTPLAISTVLDGEWIGHRAYCGSELEEAGHEAGAKIGGALSELAYQSFQGQRSFAHTVETGDGRMATVGVEWNAARPGLFVFGAGDDAIPLVRQARQLGWYVAVADGRSHLVTQTRFPEANHLQVLRVGEPARFTILPTDAATVMTHSLEQDTRILTGLLEEEPAYIGVLGPRRRTYDMLFSIAQDNGVPDVRVDSQVERWMEQLHAPMGLDLGGNSSAEIALAVIAEIQQDRHRTSGLSLRTIRARHAGLRKITA, encoded by the coding sequence ATGACCGATCTCGAACAGATATTGCCGCTGTGGCAGGACCTCCGGAAGAGTGCGACGGAGTACGTCCTGGCCACGGTGGTGAAGGTCGAAGGTTCGGGATACCGCAAGACTGGGGCACGGATGCTGATTGCGGCCGACGGACGCCGGGTGGGGACGATCAGCGGCGGGTGTCTGGAGGCCGAGGTTGCGCGCAAGGCCTTCTGGCGGACCGAAGATGGGCCGGTGGTGCGGCGCTACTCAACCAGTGCCGAGGACGGTGACGTTCCGTATGGGATGGGTTGCGGGGGCATTGTCCATGTACTGTTGGAGCGGAGCGCAACAGCGGATGCGCTGTTGAAGCGGCTCGCGGTAAGTTTCCACGAACGAACTCCTTTGGCAATCTCTACCGTGCTCGACGGAGAATGGATTGGGCACCGCGCGTATTGCGGGTCTGAGCTAGAAGAGGCTGGCCATGAGGCCGGCGCCAAAATTGGCGGTGCGCTTTCCGAATTGGCATACCAGAGTTTTCAAGGACAGCGGTCTTTCGCCCATACTGTTGAGACCGGAGATGGGCGAATGGCCACCGTCGGCGTTGAATGGAATGCGGCGCGACCGGGGCTCTTTGTCTTTGGGGCGGGAGACGACGCGATACCGCTTGTCCGGCAGGCGCGGCAACTGGGATGGTATGTTGCTGTGGCCGATGGACGCTCTCATCTGGTAACGCAGACGAGGTTTCCGGAGGCGAATCACTTGCAGGTGCTGCGTGTGGGGGAACCTGCGCGGTTTACAATTCTCCCGACCGACGCGGCGACGGTTATGACCCACAGTCTTGAGCAGGATACTCGGATACTGACAGGATTGCTGGAGGAGGAGCCAGCTTATATTGGCGTGCTAGGACCGCGCCGGCGCACTTACGATATGCTGTTCTCTATCGCCCAGGATAATGGCGTGCCGGATGTCAGAGTCGATTCTCAGGTGGAACGATGGATGGAGCAGCTACACGCGCCGATGGGACTGGATCTTGGCGGAAATAGCTCGGCGGAGATTGCTCTCGCTGTAATTGCGGAGATTCAACAAGACAGGCATCGGACGAGCGGGTTGTCCCTGCGGACCATAAGAGCCCGCCACGCCGGGTTACGTAAGATCACCGCTTAA
- a CDS encoding tetratricopeptide repeat protein, with the protein MATATLCFDRFWRNARLHAAWSLVAFLTGLTPLLMAQSAIPAQVPVFQPSSASVGAESALSPEELGDLQMVRKHFQAALQEYMQVSPKSAAVWNKIGIAQQQMFVTDEAKKSYETALKLDPKNADVMNNLGSVYYSRKEYGIAEHMYRKALKIKPKSALIYKNLGTDLLAENKFKKGWDCYQAALGIDPEVFERVGQLRIGEPTPTQKRGAMNYYLAKSYARVGMPDRAVGYLRMAIDEGFTDRKKVLADKEFAGLRGLSAFEQLISEQQISKQIQ; encoded by the coding sequence ATGGCAACAGCAACTCTTTGCTTCGATCGTTTCTGGCGTAACGCTCGGCTTCATGCTGCATGGTCTCTTGTCGCGTTTCTGACCGGGCTCACCCCCCTTCTCATGGCGCAAAGCGCAATTCCCGCCCAGGTGCCTGTCTTTCAACCCTCCTCGGCCAGCGTCGGAGCAGAGTCTGCACTCTCTCCAGAAGAGCTTGGCGACCTCCAGATGGTACGCAAGCACTTTCAGGCCGCGCTTCAGGAATACATGCAGGTTTCCCCCAAGTCGGCCGCCGTGTGGAACAAGATCGGCATCGCTCAGCAGCAGATGTTCGTGACAGATGAAGCCAAAAAGAGTTATGAGACGGCTTTAAAGCTGGATCCAAAAAATGCGGATGTTATGAATAATCTCGGCTCGGTTTATTACTCCCGGAAAGAGTATGGCATCGCCGAACATATGTACCGCAAGGCGCTCAAAATCAAGCCTAAGTCGGCCCTGATTTACAAGAATTTGGGCACGGATCTGCTGGCGGAAAATAAGTTCAAGAAAGGCTGGGATTGTTATCAAGCCGCGCTGGGCATCGATCCTGAAGTGTTCGAGAGAGTAGGTCAGCTGCGCATTGGAGAACCCACTCCAACCCAGAAGCGCGGTGCCATGAACTATTATCTCGCCAAGAGCTACGCACGCGTTGGAATGCCCGACCGCGCGGTAGGATACCTGCGAATGGCCATCGACGAAGGCTTCACCGACCGCAAAAAGGTCCTCGCAGACAAGGAATTCGCTGGCCTGCGCGGCCTGTCCGCTTTCGAGCAACTTATTTCCGAGCAGCAAATCAGTAAACAAATTCAGTAA
- a CDS encoding LysR family transcriptional regulator gives MHIAAAYLIMDFEQLKTFQLVSRLKSFSRAAEKLGVTQPAISAQIRSLENEVGARLFDREGGKVTFTAAGRLFEPFAEHCLQCHSHILAGVSELYHSPRGEISVSTSEATSLYVLPAVFAQFKKLYTRVHLSIVRSERSRTLEAVFSREVDFGIVSLPVKDSRLLVHNIHKDEVVLVTSTTHPLAERDTVKLDEILQYPLLMMKHGRQREKIDHFFHSKDLQPRIAMELESSELLKRLIGAGIGMGFLPHTNVLADESAGALKTIKVDGMRIQRELALVFRKDKTLTRAAHAFLEVATNGARSVPPLNKGKTRSA, from the coding sequence ATGCACATTGCAGCGGCCTACCTAATTATGGACTTTGAGCAACTTAAGACATTTCAACTCGTGAGCCGGCTGAAGAGCTTTTCCAGGGCTGCGGAGAAGCTTGGTGTCACTCAACCGGCGATCTCGGCGCAGATTCGCTCGCTCGAAAATGAAGTGGGCGCCCGGTTGTTCGATCGCGAGGGCGGCAAGGTCACGTTCACCGCTGCGGGGCGTCTTTTTGAGCCCTTTGCGGAGCACTGCTTGCAGTGCCATAGTCATATCCTTGCCGGCGTAAGCGAGTTGTATCATTCGCCGCGCGGGGAAATCTCCGTGAGCACTAGCGAGGCGACCAGCCTCTATGTACTCCCCGCAGTCTTTGCCCAGTTCAAGAAACTGTACACCCGCGTCCATCTCAGCATCGTTCGTTCGGAGCGATCACGGACCCTTGAGGCCGTCTTCAGTCGCGAAGTGGATTTTGGAATCGTATCTCTCCCGGTCAAGGACAGCCGTTTGCTGGTACATAACATCCACAAGGATGAAGTTGTACTTGTAACTTCTACGACACATCCTCTTGCGGAAAGAGATACCGTTAAGTTAGATGAGATACTTCAATACCCATTGCTGATGATGAAGCACGGCAGGCAAAGAGAGAAGATTGACCACTTTTTTCACAGCAAGGACCTGCAACCAAGAATAGCAATGGAGCTTGAGTCAAGCGAGTTACTGAAACGCTTGATTGGCGCGGGAATTGGCATGGGATTCCTCCCGCATACCAACGTGCTCGCCGATGAATCCGCAGGTGCTCTTAAAACGATAAAGGTGGATGGGATGCGGATACAGCGGGAATTAGCCCTCGTGTTTCGCAAGGATAAAACCCTGACCCGCGCAGCTCACGCCTTTCTTGAAGTGGCAACGAATGGCGCCAGGTCGGTTCCCCCGCTAAACAAGGGGAAGACCCGTTCGGCTTAA